In Sparus aurata chromosome 3, fSpaAur1.1, whole genome shotgun sequence, the following are encoded in one genomic region:
- the LOC115578409 gene encoding LOW QUALITY PROTEIN: homeobox-containing protein 1 (The sequence of the model RefSeq protein was modified relative to this genomic sequence to represent the inferred CDS: inserted 1 base in 1 codon), which yields MRQWCVPAATPRTEPLPGRLSVSPPPPDARMECCEVEPRYTIEQIDLLQRLRLSGMTKPQIIHALESLERLDPDHRPQHCDSQPTPSNNAPTTAAPAPSSSSSSSASSLXLASATTQTSGLDGAALSPSNSYEASPPPLYPPSVAVQRSFSYDMMGEEEWDLEEKVDEYMRRDSNLVKEEIKTFLNNRRISQAIVGQVTGISQSYISQWLLQQGLEMSDSKRRAFYRWYLLERNNPGLRWSESQHSVSPMPRARGGDRDGTVSGASGSLPNPNTNLNPNPVWSRQRELLMHLLPWYTAAAAAAQAQPGATLSMRSLVKEEPDWRTGIMTGDRTGLVGGPLRLRRGSRFTWRKECQSIMESFFMENQYPDEAKREEIANACNSVIQKPGCKLSEFERVTALKVYNWFANRRKEMKRRANIEAAILESHGIEVPSPSCHSNGEEGEMQEFSDQVNHRFSEQEETSSLRIVEQQDPSSLATTEVAALPSPTPQVLDQKEEDSKRETVDEE from the exons ATGCGACAGTGGTGTGTCCCCGCTGCGACCCCTCGCACTGAACCACTCCCGGGGCGCCTGTCTGTGTCACCCCCTCCGCCAG ATGCCAGGATGGAGTGCTGTGAGGTGGAGCCACGCTACACCATCGAACAGATCGACCTCCTGCAGCGCCTGCGCCTCTCCGGCATGACCAAACCTCAGATCATCCACGCTCTCGAGTCCCTGGAGAGGCTCGACCCAGACCACCGCCCGCAGCACTGTGACTCTCAACCCACCCCATCCAACAATGCCCCTACTACGGCCGCTCCAGCCCCGTcctcgtcttcatcctcctccgcctcctcgc TCCTAGCCTCTGCCACAACGCAGACCTCCGGCCTGGACGGCGCCGCTCTGTCCCCCAGCAACAGCTACGAGGCCTCGCCCCCGCCCCTCTACCCTCCCAGCGTGGCGGTTCAGCGGTCATTCAGCTACGACATGATGGGAGAGGAGGAGTGGGAcctggaggagaaggtggatgAGTACATGAG GAGAGACAGCAACCTGGTGAAAGAGGAGATCAAAACCTTCCTCAACAATCGCAGGATCTCTCAGGCAATCGTAGGCCAAGTTACAG GCATCAGCCAGAGCTACATCTCCCAGTGGTTGCTGCAGCAGGGCCTTGAGATGAGTGACTCCAAACGCAGAGCTTTCTACCGCTGGTACCTGCTGGAGAGGAACAACCCAG GGCTGAGGTGGAGTGAAAGCCAGCACAGCGTGAGTCCCATGCCCAGGGCCAGGGGAGGGGACAGAGACGGGACGGTATCAGGGGCAAGTGGCAGCCTCCCCAACCCCAACACCAACCTCAACCCCAACCCAGTGtggagcaggcagagagagctgctgATGCACTTGCTGCCGTGGTACACTGCTGCCGCCGCAGCCGCCCAGGCCCAGCCAG GGGCCACCTTATCCATGCGCTCTCTGGTGAAGGAGGAACCCGACTGGAGGACAGGGATCATGACTGGCGACAGAACTGGGCTGGTGGGCGGGCCTCTGAGGCTGCGTAGAGGAAGCAGGTTCACCTGGAGGAAGGAGTGCCAATCAATCATGGAGAG TTTCTTCATGGAGAACCAGTACCCAGACGAAGCAAAGAGAGAGGAGATCGCCAACGCCTGCAACTCTGTCATCCAGAAACCAG GTTGTAAACTGTCTGAGTTTGAGCGTGTGACAGCATTGAAGGTGTACAACTGGTTTGCCAACCGTCggaaggagatgaagagaagaGCGAACATTG AAGCTGCCATTTTGGAAAGCCATGGAATTGAGGTGCCAAGTCCCAGCTGCCACTCTAACggtgaggagggagagatgcAAGAGTTTTCTGATCAGGTGAATCATCGCTTCTCAGAGCAA GAGGAGACATCTTCCCTCAGGATTGTTGAACAACAAGACCCCTCCTCATTGGCTACCACAGAGGTGGCAGCCCTGCCCAGCCCCACCCCTCAGGTCCTGGATCAAAAAGAGGAGGATTCAAAAAGGGAGACTGTGGATGAAGAGTGA
- the LOC115578412 gene encoding gap junction beta-4 protein-like, translating to MNWAFLEGLLSGVNKYSTAFGRIWLAIVFIFRLLVFLVACEKVWGDEQKDFDCNTRQPGCHNVCYDHFFPISYTRLWALQLIFVTCPSLLVTLHVSYREERERKHRLKHGENCTPLYDNTGKKRGGLWWTYFLSLLFKMVVDGVFVFLLFYIYEATFFPPLVKCNEEPCPNMVDCYIARPTEKKIFTIFMVVTSFVCIFLTFCEVFYLCGKRLSECCKGGRSSARQNSFMMVRTPLTGKENTAYNEPALDKAKIADRGNGEASAPAYSKAVS from the exons ATGAACTGGGCCTTCCTTGAGGGCCTCCTCAGTGGGGTGAACAAGTACTCCACAGCATTTGGTCGCATCTGGCTCGCCATCGTTTTCATCTTCAGGCTCTTGGTCTTCCTGGTGGCCTGTGAGAAGGTCTGGGGTGACGAGCAAAAGGACTTTGATTGCAATACCCGACAACCCGGTTGTCACAATGTCTGCTACGACCATTTCTTCCCCATCTCCTACACCCGACTCTGGGCTCTCCAGCTGATCTTTGTCACTTGCCCGTCCCTTCTCGTGACGCTCCATGTGTCCTACCGGGAAGAACGCGAGCGCAAACATCGGCTGAAGCATGGAGAGAACTGTACCCCCCTGTATGATAACACAGGCAAGAAGCGAGGAGGACTTTGGTGGACCTACTTCTTGAGCCTGCTGTTTAAGATGGTGGTggatggtgtgtttgttttccttcttttctacATCTACGAGGCCACATTCTTCCCACCGTTGGTGAAATGCAACGAGGAGCCATGTCCGAATATGGTGGACTGCTACATTGCCAG GCCCACAGAGAAGAAAATCTTCACCATCTTCATGGTGGTGACCAGCTTTGTGTGCATATTCCTCACTTTTTGTGAGGTCTTCTATCTGTGTGGGAAGAGGCTCTCGGAGTGCTGCAAAGGTGGACGTAGCTCAGCGAGGCAAAACTCCTTCATGATGGTCAGAACTCCTCTGACTGGGAAGGAGAACACAGCATACAACGAGCCTGCCCTGGATAAGGCCAAGATAGCCGACAGAGGAAATGGAGAAGCTTCAGCCCCAGCGTACAGCAAAGCAGTCTCCTGA
- the LOC115578413 gene encoding gap junction beta-3 protein-like — MDWKFLQDLLSGVNKYSTAFGRIWLSVVFVFRVLVFVVAAERVWSDDQAHFECNTLQPGCKNICYDYYFPVSHIRLWALQLIFVTCPSFMVVLHVAYREDRERKYRAKHGEETRLYDNPGQKHGGLWWTYLMSLFIKTSFEITFLYLLHFIYDSFKLPRKVQCDVNPCPNLVDCYISRPTEKTVFTYFMVGASVICVVLNICEIFYLIASRLVTLKVQGTLRTKSSRFRPDMDFDGCKSSLKS; from the coding sequence ATGGATTGGAAGTTTCTCCAGGACCTTCTCAGCGGAGTCAACAAGTACTCCACTGCCTTCGGACGTATCTGGCTATCAGTGGTCTTCGTCTTCCGGGTGTTGGTCTTTGTTGTGGCTGCAGAGCGTGTCTGGAGCGATGACCAGGCACACTTTGAGTGCAACACCCTCCAGCCAGGTTGCAAGAACATCTGCTATGATTACTACTTTCCCGTCTCCCACATCCGCCTCTGGGCTCTCCAGCTTATCTTCGTCACCTGCCCTTCCTTCATGGTCGTGCTGCACGTGGCCTACAGGGAAGACCGTGAACGCAAGTACCGAGCCAAGCACGGCGAGGAAACGCGGCTGTACGACAACCCAGGCCAAAAGCATGGCGGCCTATGGTGGACTTACCTCATGAGCCTCTTCATTAAGACCAGCTTTGAGATCACTTTTCTCTACTTGCTACACTTCATCTATGACAGCTTCAAGCTGCCCAGGAAGGTCCAATGTGATGTCAACCCCTGTCCTAATTTGGTGGACTGCTACATATCCCGTCCCACTGAGAAGACCGTTTTCACCTACTTCATGGTGGGGGCGTCCGTCATATGTGTGGTGCTCAACATCTGTGAGATTTTCTATCTGATTGCTTCCCGGTTGGTAACTCTCAAAGTTCAAGGCACCTTGCGCACCAAGTCTAGTAGGTTCCGCCCTGACATGGACTTTGATGGCTGCAAGTCATCTCTGAAATCATAG